One Terriglobales bacterium DNA segment encodes these proteins:
- the hemW gene encoding radical SAM family heme chaperone HemW has product MPLGIYISVPFCRSKCSYCNFSSGVFSKALFGRYVDRLCADIEGAVEIAAGMGGVLEAEVDSIYLGGGTPTLLGGEQLERIFQSLRNSFRVWAGAEVTVECAPGTLKSATLETLVDCGVNRVSLGVQSFVDEEAASVARLHNRQTVLGDIKQLRAAGIDNINIDLIAGLPHQTESTWEESLQQAIDSGVPHVSVYMLEVDEDSRLGRELIAGGTRYHAHFVPDEDLTADLYLHAGERLEAAGISQYEISNLARPGYASRHNLKYWTRQPYIGFGVDAHSMLPAPIGSELESVRFSTPDSLEQYSWGAALSRTPVSWSSALEEAFFLGLRLTAGIDLAELAERYGTGATSVFREEIAELCSENLLELIDGRLRLTPRGRLLSNEVFARFLRTEADSPSGRSFTLL; this is encoded by the coding sequence ATGCCTCTGGGGATTTACATCTCGGTTCCGTTCTGCCGCAGCAAGTGCAGCTACTGCAATTTTTCATCGGGGGTGTTTTCGAAAGCTCTATTCGGCCGCTATGTGGACCGGCTGTGCGCCGATATCGAGGGCGCGGTTGAAATTGCAGCCGGGATGGGTGGCGTGCTGGAGGCGGAAGTTGATTCGATTTATCTGGGTGGCGGAACACCCACGCTGCTCGGGGGCGAGCAACTGGAGCGAATCTTCCAGAGCCTGCGAAACAGTTTCCGGGTCTGGGCGGGGGCGGAGGTCACTGTGGAGTGCGCCCCGGGAACGCTCAAGTCCGCCACGCTGGAGACGCTGGTTGATTGCGGAGTAAACCGCGTCAGTCTCGGGGTGCAATCGTTTGTGGATGAAGAGGCGGCCAGCGTCGCCCGCCTGCACAACCGGCAGACGGTTCTGGGCGACATCAAGCAGCTGCGTGCGGCGGGGATCGACAACATCAATATTGATTTGATCGCCGGCCTTCCTCACCAGACGGAATCGACTTGGGAGGAGTCGCTTCAGCAGGCGATCGACAGCGGCGTGCCTCACGTCAGCGTTTATATGCTGGAAGTGGACGAGGATTCGCGCCTGGGGCGGGAATTGATCGCAGGCGGCACCCGCTACCATGCCCACTTTGTTCCTGACGAAGACCTGACTGCCGATCTCTATCTGCACGCTGGCGAACGCCTCGAGGCTGCCGGAATCTCGCAATACGAGATATCCAACTTGGCGCGGCCCGGCTACGCCTCCCGGCATAATTTAAAGTACTGGACGCGCCAGCCGTATATTGGGTTCGGTGTGGATGCGCATTCCATGTTGCCGGCTCCCATCGGATCTGAACTGGAATCCGTCCGCTTTTCAACGCCGGACTCGCTGGAGCAGTATTCGTGGGGCGCGGCACTCTCCCGCACACCCGTGAGTTGGTCGTCCGCATTGGAAGAAGCATTCTTTCTGGGACTGCGTTTGACGGCGGGGATTGACCTGGCCGAACTAGCAGAGCGCTACGGCACCGGCGCCACTTCGGTGTTTCGCGAGGAGATTGCCGAGCTTTGCAGCGAGAATTTGCTGGAGCTGATCGATGGACGGCTACGGCTCACGCCCCGAGGCAGACTGCTGTCCAATGAGGTGTTCGCTAGGTTCCTGAGGACAGAGGCAGACTCGCCATCGGGGAGATCATTTACACTTTTGTGA
- a CDS encoding threonine aldolase family protein codes for MYGTSTSQEVDEKNTAQRRVTTVDLRSDTVTQPTPEMRRAMAEAEVGDDVYGEDPTVNRLEQRAAEIFQREAAIFVPSGTMGNAIAIKVHTRHGQEIICESRGHIFNYEMATLASFSGCLVRPIVAEDGILRWDEIRKAIAPQIYYRAQTGLISLENTHNMGGGTVYPPAVAEEICDRAHEAGLPVHLDGARIFNAGAFLNRPVAELTRKFDSVMFCLSKALAAPVGSMLVGSRAFIDQARRYRKALGGGMRQAGILAAAGLIALEKMPARLGEDHANARLLAERLARIPGVKIDPAKVQTNILVVDIKGTGMNSSEFCRKLAEHNVLAGGVNPETVRFVTHMDVDRSACERAAEVVSQVCGKGDTQA; via the coding sequence ATGTACGGCACTTCTACGTCTCAGGAAGTTGACGAGAAAAATACGGCGCAACGCCGCGTGACCACGGTTGATCTGCGCAGCGACACGGTCACGCAGCCGACGCCGGAAATGCGCCGTGCCATGGCTGAAGCAGAGGTCGGCGACGATGTTTATGGCGAAGATCCCACGGTCAACCGCCTGGAGCAACGCGCGGCAGAGATTTTTCAGCGCGAGGCAGCCATCTTTGTGCCCAGCGGGACGATGGGTAACGCAATCGCCATCAAGGTTCACACCCGGCATGGGCAGGAGATCATCTGCGAATCGCGCGGCCACATCTTCAACTATGAAATGGCCACGCTGGCGAGCTTCAGCGGCTGCCTGGTCCGGCCGATTGTTGCCGAGGACGGAATTCTGCGCTGGGACGAAATCCGTAAAGCCATCGCTCCCCAAATCTACTACCGAGCGCAGACCGGCTTAATCTCGCTCGAAAACACGCACAACATGGGGGGAGGCACGGTGTATCCGCCGGCTGTGGCCGAAGAGATTTGCGATCGCGCTCATGAGGCCGGTCTGCCTGTTCACCTGGATGGCGCGCGCATTTTCAACGCCGGCGCGTTCCTGAACCGCCCGGTGGCCGAGCTCACACGGAAATTTGATTCGGTGATGTTCTGCCTGTCGAAAGCCCTTGCTGCTCCGGTGGGCTCGATGCTGGTGGGCAGCCGCGCGTTCATCGATCAGGCACGCAGATACCGGAAGGCGCTGGGCGGAGGCATGCGGCAGGCGGGAATTCTGGCCGCAGCCGGGCTGATCGCGTTGGAGAAGATGCCGGCTCGACTGGGCGAGGACCATGCCAATGCTCGCCTGCTCGCCGAGAGGCTGGCCCGAATTCCCGGGGTCAAGATCGATCCGGCGAAGGTTCAGACGAACATTCTGGTGGTCGATATCAAAGGTACGGGGATGAACTCGTCAGAGTTCTGCCGCAAATTGGCCGAGCACAATGTTTTGGCAGGTGGCGTAAATCCCGAAACCGTGCGCTTTGTGACGCATATGGATGTCGACCGGTCGGCCTGCGAGCGTGCAGCGGAAGTCGTGAGCCAGGTGTGCGGGAAGGGTGACACACAAGCGTGA
- a CDS encoding SRPBCC family protein, with protein MAIKLEYSTTAKCRPEHVWQRFAKLEEWAWWNPVVGKTAWLKGEPWKNDSQFLMEIVRPVKVTFKPVIIESAPPGRIAWVGSVPGFTGKHFFDFKAQPDGNTLLHTWEEDSGLLTFLWGEGRRKSLTDMHADWLNSLKAEAEKIAREEYARS; from the coding sequence ATGGCAATCAAGCTGGAATACTCCACGACGGCCAAGTGCCGTCCTGAGCATGTCTGGCAGAGGTTCGCGAAGCTTGAGGAATGGGCCTGGTGGAACCCGGTGGTAGGAAAGACTGCCTGGCTAAAGGGCGAACCCTGGAAGAACGACAGCCAGTTCCTGATGGAGATCGTGCGCCCGGTCAAGGTGACTTTCAAGCCGGTGATTATCGAATCCGCGCCTCCCGGCAGAATTGCCTGGGTGGGTAGCGTCCCCGGCTTCACTGGCAAGCATTTCTTTGACTTTAAGGCGCAGCCGGATGGCAACACCCTGCTGCACACCTGGGAAGAGGATTCGGGTCTGCTGACATTTTTGTGGGGAGAGGGCCGCAGGAAATCGCTGACCGATATGCACGCGGATTGGCTCAACTCGCTGAAAGCTGAGGCGGAGAAGATTGCTCGCGAAGAATATGCGCGGAGCTAA
- a CDS encoding Rdx family protein, producing MSLKQDLDREFHTQTRLRLGKPGALDVYVDGRKIYSKGPGGRLPSSQEMFGLVRSLQS from the coding sequence GTGAGCCTGAAACAAGATCTCGACCGCGAGTTTCATACCCAGACGCGGCTGCGCCTCGGCAAGCCGGGCGCGCTGGATGTTTACGTCGATGGCCGGAAGATTTATTCCAAGGGCCCGGGCGGACGTCTTCCCAGTTCGCAGGAGATGTTTGGCCTGGTTCGATCACTGCAAAGCTGA
- a CDS encoding ester cyclase — MAERENVALMRRWFEEVWNQGSLAAVKELLAPDAVGMGQGEPDALIHGPADFIPFMQRIRGAFPDLKVNVEDIFGSGDKVAVRWSADMTHRGDHLGVPASGERVHITGITIVRIENGRIVQGWDNWDQLSMMQIIGALNSPGVVLVKGAA, encoded by the coding sequence ATGGCAGAGCGCGAAAACGTTGCCCTGATGCGGCGATGGTTTGAAGAAGTCTGGAATCAGGGTTCGCTGGCGGCGGTGAAAGAACTGCTTGCTCCCGATGCGGTCGGCATGGGCCAGGGTGAGCCCGATGCCCTGATTCACGGGCCCGCCGACTTCATTCCCTTCATGCAGCGGATTCGCGGCGCCTTCCCCGACCTCAAGGTCAACGTCGAGGATATCTTCGGCTCCGGCGACAAGGTGGCGGTTCGCTGGTCTGCCGATATGACACACCGCGGCGATCACCTGGGCGTGCCTGCCAGCGGTGAGCGAGTCCATATTACGGGGATCACTATCGTGCGCATCGAGAACGGGCGCATAGTCCAGGGCTGGGACAACTGGGATCAGCTCTCGATGATGCAGATCATCGGCGCGCTTAATTCGCCGGGAGTGGTGCTAGTCAAGGGCGCGGCCTAG
- a CDS encoding acyl-CoA dehydrogenase, whose amino-acid sequence MDFQFTDEQLHLRNTVRDFAESEILPHVMQWDEQSCFPLQTIKELGHLGLMGTIFPVEYGGAGAGYIEYVIAIEELSRVDGSVGIILAAHTSLCSNHIFVAGTEEQRRKYIPKLASGEFIGAWGLTEPGSGSDAGGARCSAVRKGNKWVLNGTKTFCTNGHYADVVVVIAVTDKTAHTHGLSAFIVERGTKGFRAGKKENKLGLRASDTAELIFEDCEIPLDNLLGKEGDGFIDAMRVLDGGRISIAALGLGMAQGAYEAALKYSKQRKQFGKAISEFQAIQWKLADMATEIEAARMLTMRAAWMKDNGMKSTLESSMAKLYTSEVAVRCANEGLQIHGGYGFIKDYPAEKFYRDVKLCTIGEGTSEIQRLVIARQILKD is encoded by the coding sequence TTGGATTTTCAGTTTACCGATGAGCAGTTGCACTTAAGGAACACCGTACGCGATTTTGCCGAAAGCGAAATCCTCCCGCACGTCATGCAATGGGACGAGCAATCGTGCTTCCCCCTGCAAACCATTAAGGAACTGGGGCACCTCGGCCTGATGGGGACCATCTTCCCCGTCGAGTACGGTGGCGCCGGCGCGGGATACATCGAGTACGTGATCGCCATCGAAGAGCTTTCGCGGGTTGACGGTTCGGTAGGGATCATTCTGGCAGCGCATACCTCGCTGTGCAGCAATCACATCTTTGTAGCGGGGACTGAGGAGCAACGCCGCAAGTACATCCCGAAGCTGGCATCCGGCGAATTCATCGGCGCCTGGGGACTCACCGAGCCGGGCAGCGGTTCCGACGCGGGTGGCGCGCGCTGCTCCGCGGTTCGCAAGGGCAACAAGTGGGTGCTCAACGGCACCAAGACCTTTTGTACCAATGGTCACTATGCCGATGTGGTGGTGGTGATCGCGGTGACGGATAAGACGGCCCACACCCATGGATTGTCGGCGTTCATTGTCGAGAGGGGCACGAAGGGCTTCCGCGCGGGCAAGAAGGAAAACAAGCTGGGCTTGCGGGCCAGCGACACCGCGGAGCTGATCTTCGAAGACTGCGAAATTCCCCTGGATAATCTTCTCGGCAAAGAAGGGGACGGCTTCATCGATGCCATGCGCGTGCTCGATGGGGGCCGCATCTCGATCGCCGCTCTCGGCCTGGGCATGGCCCAGGGAGCCTACGAGGCGGCGCTGAAGTATTCCAAGCAACGCAAGCAGTTTGGGAAAGCGATCAGCGAGTTTCAGGCTATCCAGTGGAAGCTGGCTGACATGGCGACTGAAATCGAGGCTGCCCGCATGCTCACCATGCGTGCTGCCTGGATGAAGGACAACGGCATGAAGAGCACCCTGGAATCCTCCATGGCCAAGCTCTACACCAGCGAAGTAGCGGTGCGCTGCGCCAACGAGGGCCTGCAGATCCACGGCGGCTACGGCTTCATCAAGGACTACCCGGCGGAAAAGTTCTACCGCGACGTCAAACTGTGCACCATCGGCGAAGGCACCAGCGAAATCCAGCGGCTGGTGATCGCCCGGCAGATCCTGAAGGATTAG